Below is a window of Podospora pseudocomata strain CBS 415.72m chromosome 1 map unlocalized CBS415.72m_1.2, whole genome shotgun sequence DNA.
AATGGCGATGATCGCGGGGTTGATAGCAACAGCTCTCTAAGCTATAAGAGCTGGTGCTCAGAAGAACAAAGATGGGACGGGACGGGAGAAACGCAACACAAGGGGGACGCGAGTAAGTTTAACTTTTCCCAACCGTCAACTTATATAGTTCACCAAACGGAAGAATCCGAATACCGGATAAGAGTTGTAGGCAGGCAAAGAGTGTAATGGGACCTGCCGATCTCGCTACAACCCTCCATAGATACTTTACTACAAAAGCTCGCAAGGTGGGTTTGAAAAGGGAACCATCTATGTCACAAACCCAGCCGCCTGTGTGTTCATGtggcacctcctccacctcctcttccacccccccacgGTCCACGGTAGATGCAGCAGTTTGGATATCTgatctgatgatgatgccccCCTTGGACGATCACAAGCACTAGAAGCTAGCACGCCCAATGCACTTTTCTATTACGCCGCCgcgtctcctcccccccaccactgcACAACCTTACATTGGCACgggaaagaaacaaaagaaaagaattGTTCTAGACGCATCAATGGCGGGTAATTCTCACCCACACCCAGGTCCTCTTTCGTTACCGAACCAATCCTTCGAGATGTAGGTTTGATGATGCAAAGTGATCAGGAGGGAAAGTAAAGCAAGGTAGCCATGTTCCCGGGAAGTGGGGTCCAAAAGATTCTCGGGGTTATGACTTCGGCCGCTTCAACACCGACGACGTTCTTGTTGCCAACAGGATGCCGTGGTGTGTGTCGGTCTACTGCAGTTCACGGTACGTCTCCCCCCGCCATCCGCGCCAATCACCGGCCGTTCAACAACCATCGACCCTCTCGGGAGCGGCCGAAGGCCAAAAGCAACGGTTCTTGTTTACCCCCCCCCCGGTGCCCCGCTCCGTGGTTCGggggggctggctggcttgctCCTCAATTGCCCAGACCATTTTTCCGCCTCGGCCTGTGTTCTTCCGCCTACCATCGAACGTAGATTGGAAATGTGGCTTTTGTCTGATCGTATTTACCAATGCTACCTCGACATGTGGTTTGAAACAATAATAATGAAAACCCGAACATGGCAGTTGGTATTCTTCTTATCCGGCTCGGTCTGGATTGCCGGATACAACGTGGTCTTCCGGTCTGCCGAGACCGTTTGACTTTTGCCGTGATGTATAAAATCTTCCAGAATACAATAGATGACCCGTATACACTCCATCTCCTACACCGTATTTTCCACGTTAAGGATATTGTCCAACGAAATCAAATCCGTCCACAGAAATATGGAACCATGCCCGCCTAGATTTCCTTTCAAGTCTCCGCCAATTATGGATGCCCTTCGCATCTATTATCACCATATGCATGACTTAATgcatcttcccccccccccaaaaaaaaagccaagtTTGTGCAGCAAAATATCATGTAGATCCTCTCACGGCGTGCAGAGAGTTCCGAAATGTCGGGTCCGTCGTGCTCAGTCAGCTGCGGGGTATCTGTCGTAAAAggtggaagaaaaaaagtcgctatgttgttggtgtttccGATGCTGTCGTGAACTTGTGAGCTTCGTATCCGCCCCCCTGGCTCCAATGGTTCTGATGTCATCAAGCCATGGCTATCACCACGTCCCCCAGGCATCGACCATAGGAGCAGCAAGCCTCTGGAGCGAGCTCGCCTTTGAGGATAAGGTCACGTTTTAGCTAAACAAAAGAGTTAGGCATGAGATTGGGGGGTGTATGAAGTGGGGAGACGTACATCTGGGCAGACAATTGGTCTTGCTACGACCATGCTGCTTGCCACGATGGCCCAGACGGCGAGGAGAGAAGGGAGTCGCATCTTGACTGGTTGGACCGAATTGCTGGTACAGTTAACGGGCGAAGAGACAAAAATCCAGTCGTCGTGAGCTCACAACAAATTTAAAAAAGAAGGCTGATCGCAATACGTAAGGGAACCTGGGAAAGCTGAGAGAGTGGAACCGGCGAATGGGTCTCTTAAAGCAAGGCGAGATGCCGAAGCCGAAAAGATGGTTGTAGATTTCGTATCCTAGATTTGATAATTGTGAGAGCAACGATCAAAGAAAGCGGTGCAGCACGGGAGCGGTCTGGAGCTTAATACGAGGAATCAGACGATAAGAGAGCAAAGGTGCAGTGCTCGTAGGCTGGATATGGCCACTCAGCGTTTCTCTTTTGGAAACATGGGCTTCATCCTATTGTCTTGCTCATGGAGAACAGTTTGAGTCTTTGACTTGATGAAGAGGCACAGTGACAATCGGAGAGGACATTACAGTCGGACTCAGCCCTTGTCATGAACTGAGAAAGCGAGCTCGCTCAAGGCTGTTTTCTCAGTCAGTGACAAGGTTAATCCGATTGGGGTTTGTATGCAATGCAAATGTCTCAACTCTGCAAGCCGTCGGTAACTGCGAGAAACTTCGCCGCTTCCTACTGGTCTCATGGGATCCTGTCAAGTACGCCGTGTCGGTCGCCGAGCGGGAGGGACGGCGAAGCATTAAGACGACATTATGCTATGCGTGAAGGCCGCAGTGGTGGAGTGTGGGGAAACCATGGCTCCAGCTGGGCTGAGAATGGACTTTATCTCCATGTCTCAGAGCCTGCCAATGAGAATGTTAGGAATACTGCTGTACTGCTGGTGGCTGTCATAGTCTAGGGATTTCGTTCAGCTCCGAGTTGCGATGAGTAATCGATGGCCTTGGAAATGAATCCAGCCTTCTGCCGAGTTTGTTGGGCGTGAAGCTCAGAGAAGGGAAATGCAAATAGTATCGATACGGAAAGGGAACTGAAAAGCGTGGCAAGGGGAAAGCCACTGTGTTAATTCCGTGTTTGTAACATGACAAACGAATGGGTGCTCGTTTCAagttgatgaggaagatggaatTTAAAGTTCGAGAAAATACGAAACTAAGCCACAAACCCCGCGGAGATGGGTATAGCGGCTAGCACCGGAGGAAACGGCGCGATAATATTGAGAGCCTCGGTCATCAAACTCCCTTGAAAAGAAATTATACAGATGCATCCTGAAAGAGTTTCTGAAAGTTGCTCTCTGGGTAGGAAGATATCAGTTTAAAGGGTAGGGTTGGGTGCATTTTCTCTTTGCGGCATGTGAAATCACCCCGCCTCGCATGGAGCACAGGCCACCTCAGCCTGAGCTTCAGCCACACAATGACGTTGTCGATTCCAGCCCTGGTTAGGGAAgcttccagcttggaaaggcCCACGTCACACCTGTCAGTCCACCAGCTGGAGCTTCCGTTCTTAAAAACAACAAAGCTGTCCGGATCTATCCACTACAACCAACGACAGGAATACTCGACGTTATACTTTTTTCCTACAGTGACTGAGATAACCACCAAGACCACATCAGCGCCGCCAAAATGACGCTCTACTACACCTTGGTATGCCCCTCTAGCTGGCTACTACAGCAGCGCTTTTGATCTGGGATCTGGGCTAACATCGCCAAAGGTCTTTATGCTACTAGTAGCAGAGATGGCCTTGTTCATGCTCTTGGTCGTGCCACTGCCATTTACGATGCGCAGGAAGCTCTTTACGTATGTTTCTATCCAGCTCACCTCTTTATCGGCCGAAGTATAGCTAACCTCTGATTTCCCAGCTTCATTTCCGAGAATCCGATTGTCGCAAAAGTACAATACTGGCTCAAGATCACCTttgtcttcatcctcatcctgtTCATCGACAGCGTAAATCGTGTCTACCGCGTCCAGGTCGAACTTGCCGCCGCAACTGAGGGTAACAATGGACAGAGCGCGTACGTCTATTATACCCCACTTATCCTATTTTTCTGTGCCCCCCAGACACTAATCAAGTCAGGAGCAGAACTGCCATAATGGGACACGAGCGTCTCGAAGTCCAGGCCCGCAAGTTCTACTCGCAGCGCAACATGTACCTCTGCGGCTTCACCCTCTTCTtg
It encodes the following:
- a CDS encoding uncharacterized protein (EggNog:ENOG503P9SB), whose translation is MLRRPSRSATDTAYLTGSHETIKMRLPSLLAVWAIVASSMVVARPIVCPDLKRDLILKGELAPEACCSYGRCLGDVVIAMA
- the YET3 gene encoding Endoplasmic reticulum transmembrane protein 3 (COG:U; BUSCO:EOG09264XKX; EggNog:ENOG503NZWT) yields the protein MTLYYTLVFMLLVAEMALFMLLVVPLPFTMRRKLFTFISENPIVAKVQYWLKITFVFILILFIDSVNRVYRVQVELAAATEGNNGQSATAIMGHERLEVQARKFYSQRNMYLCGFTLFLSLILNRTYIMILETLRLEEKVKLYEGSEKNTKQAEKLAQAGDAGEIARLKREIKLRDQDIATLKKQSEGLHREYDELAERYGATQENGKLSKKDK